CAAAatttagagacatttttttttaaataaaagttaactttTCATAATATGTTATTTATTATACAGAAGAttctgtgctcatttattttgaaatgaagttATTTCAACAAAATTTCCATCTCTTattccttctctgttttgtttttttttaatctctggcTAAGTTTACATGACTGAAAGAAAATTTGGGGAAGAACAAATTTCAATTAGAGCAATTAACAGAAAGTTGTTGTGACACCCTTGCAAACATAAATATTATCCCACTGCAGTTTAACACAACAAATTAGACCCTTCTTAAGATTTTCAGCATGAGTCAATTAAACTATTTGAAGTTCATCTTTTAAGACAAATTACAGGTTAAAAACCCATTGTCCCACTACCAAATATAGTCACACTTCCAATAAAAATtgaatctttattatttaaatcttggATTTCAGAAATTGGAGTGCATTTCTGTGATCCGTTCTCATACACCAAATTTTAACTTCAAAAGTAAGATAACACTAAAATCCCAGCAGAGTAATTACTCACCTCATAATTCTCTTTTATCCAGAGCTCCCGTTTAAGAAAAGTTTCTTTCTGATGATCTTCTAGACTATCAAACTGAGACTTTGACATCTTCATGGATTTACGTATGATATACagtctttcttcttccccatATTCTTTGCCTTTGATGTTAAAGTTATAGATCCACCGGCAATACCAGACTATATATGAGCACAGGTGAAAAGGTGCtaagagaatctgaaacaggagaAGATCACATATCTGTGGTTTCTGATAGCCTCCCTTTatatctattttactttttataatgttttttatgATGCTCTCCTCCTTGTCACGAATTTCCTCTTTGGACTTTTTGTTTCTGCCCTTCTCTTTGGCTTTTCCAAGCAACCCCTGCTGCTTGGCAATCTCCATGGCTTGGATACGGTATTTGGGCACTGTGGCTAGGTAGCTGATTGCCTTGTCGTAGCTGTTCCACCAGCTGAAAAACTGgaatatttaacaaagaaaaatgggTCATTTTTACTACCAAAATGCATCTTGGTGAacacctcccccctcccaaaagccattctgattaaaaatagggatctcaaggggcgcctgcctggctggcttagtctgtagagcatgcaactcttgatctcggggtcatgagctTGGCATAGAGcttaacttaattaaaaaaaaaatcgggaCCACAATCATGTTTCTCTGtaagtaaaagataaaattgaataaTACCCCCATGTACATGGGATCTCAGGCTAGATAAATCAAGTAAGCCCTGAGCTGGGCCAAAACAGCCATTAATTCAGACAGGAGATAACCAAGATCAGAAGATAAATCCATGGAATCACACCATACCTTTCATTTCACATCTTTACGAAATGACTTTCCCTAGATCACTATTAAACAAtctctctcttggggcgcctgggtggcgcagtcggttaagcatccgacatcagccaggtcacgatctcgcggtccgtgagttcgagccccgcgtcaggctctgggctgatggctcggagcctggagcctgtttccgattctgtgtctccctctctctctgcccctcccccgttcatgctctgtctctctctgtcccaaaaataaattaaaaaaaaaaaaaaaatctctctctctctctctttttaagactGTGAGACTGTGATCTACATTCTGGAGGACGAGTTAACTGGCAAAACTAGCCAGTGATGaacttgtttaaaaaagagaTCACAGGATATAGACTCAGGCAACTATATTCATTCCCATCTCTTTCCTAAACCATCTAGATATATCACAGCAATGCTCATTATATTCTGAAGATTCAAATATGTTTGAACTCGTATTTGACTGGAAAacatctgggacacctgggtagttcagttggttgagcatctgacttcggctcaggtcatgatctctctctctttctctcaaaactaaataaacatttggggcgcttgggtgccgcagtcggttgagcgtccgacttcagccaggtcacgatctcgcggtccgtgagttcgagccccgcatcgggctctgggctgatggctcggagcctggagcctgtttccgattctgtgtctccctctctctctgcccctcccccgttcatgctctgtctctctctgccccaaaaataaatggaaaacgttggaaaaaaaaaattttttttttaaaactaaatcaacattaaacacacacacacacacacacacacacacacacggactgTGACTGTAAAACATCTaacttatttcataaatatatacaaagcgTTTTGTTAATTGTCAGAAGAAGCCCTACTGCTCACTATTCCACACATTTCATTTGCTGTGTTACTGAATGAATATTGCAGTTACACCAATAATATCTTGAAATATTATAGTAGCAATCTATTAGgactaaggaaaagaaatgttactAGGATATCACATTATCTAAAACACAAAGGTAAAATTATCCCTGCTTTCCCCTTTGAAGGGAAAATACTTCTGCAAAAGcagatacatttaaaatacacattagtTTTCAACAGGATTTCTATTTGTCATATAAAGTGACTCTCACTTCTGGGAATTAAGCTGGAGCAGCAGTTTTCAGACTAGCAAATTGCTTCATTCTAATCATTTGACATGTTCTTTTCCTCTAGAGAACATAACAGGTGTGGTTAGTTTAAGAATAGTAGGAAAAACTCACTTCAAGCTGAAGTTAAATTTTTGTGACATTTAGAAGAACATGAAAAGTTACTACAGCTCTTTTAATCTGTTTCAGTAGTTTTCAGCCTAAGCAAGAGTGCCCTTAGCAGGCAGTGGAAATGTgtgggacatttttggttgttacagTAATGGCAAGCACTTCTGGCATTTTGTGGATAGCCAACAAGACTTATTAGTTCATATTAAGAAGTTCaggtttggggggcacctgggtggttcagctggttaagtgtccgactctggatttcaacccaggtcacaatctcacagttcctgggttcgagccccatgttgggctctctgctgacagtgtggagcctgcttgcgattctctgtctcccgctctctcaaaaataaataaatattttttaaaaaataaagaaaaagttcagGCTTTCCCTAAATTTAATGAGAAATCATTTAAAAGTCCTACAGAAATAATGATATGATCAGGTTAACATTCACTCtggctgttggggggggggggggaatactcTAAATggaacaatgagaaaaagatcTACTGTTGAGTTTTTTATAGTTAAATTATGACATTCATCATTAATTTCTTGGATTTCCCATTTACAATGATTCCAATGTTATCGATtggttgaacaaatgaatatttttctagtCTAAAAAAATTAGTCTCAACTGCaagtaaaattttataagaatttataagtataaattttaaaagaaggtacTTCTAGGGGAtgctggatggcttagtcagttgactgtttgaatttggctcaggtcatgatcttgcagttcatgagtttgagccccgtggccggctctgtgctgacagctcagagcctggagcctgctttggattctgtgtctccctctctctctgctatccactgcttacacacacacactctctctctcacaaataaacattaaaaaaaaattttttttttaaaaaggtacttcTAATTCAGTTTTAATGCCCAGTACTAGGCAATGTGCACTCAAGCACACACACGAAGACATACCCTCCATTAATACCAACCTGAAACACTGAAATAGCACATACACTGACCAAAATCACAACTCTAACATCCACTTTGGGGGCTAAGCGCCTGCTGTAGTAATGATAGTAATGGCTATAGTACTCTTCTGGGTGATCCAGCATGTAGTCATAATCTTTTCGTGTTTCTTCATCCTGTAAAATAACAAGATACTCAATTTCATAGGACATTTCATTAAATGGACTTAGTTTATAATCTGTTAAGTCAAACAGAATTTTATAATCATGTAAGATTAATCTGAATAAAAGAACTgaaactatcaaaataaaaaaatttcccaCCACTCTTCAGAGGCACACATAAATTTGTTTCTAGAACTTTAATATTAGGTATAAAGcataaaaaaagtaatctctcCAAATTCGTAAGTGTTGTTAGTcctcctgaaaaaataaaaacattttaatagcaATTAACCATGATGTTTTAGGCAGCGTTATGATGCTAATAAGGATGTTGTCACGTTCTTTTAACTTCAGAACATGTTGATACCTactttcaataattatttataggAACAAATGTTTATCTCTATTATAGATATTCACCATCATTTTCCAGCCTTGTGTAGAAAGTTTTCTGTTGAAAGTAATGATTAAGACAACAAAAAGCAGACAAAGCCAGTCTGTGCCTTATAAAACTGAATTATGCTCATCTCCAAGAAACACTGATACAGTATAATGGTAAAAAGTTTAACTTTGTGACTTCAAGTGGAATctttagcctctctgagcctcactcttcctcatctgtaaaacacaGATAATATCTACCCTTCTAATATTACAGGGTTATTTCAACATCAAGTGAtacaacattataaaaaaaatgttacaaatacaGAGTATTTTACTATTATATTGTCACAGCCCAGTTCATAAATAAGGTAACATATAGATCTTTCTTAATTACACaaacacgttgaaaaaaaaaaatcacagcattCTGAAATGCTGCTCTGAATGTtcacaaataaaacatttcttaaaacctCTAATTTTAATCAATTCCAAATAGAGATAAATGCCAATCTCTTACTGAGCTACATAGGTTGAAGAACTCTACACGGGGTTATGATTTGCTTCTTTATCACACAGGAAAcctattttgtctttcttttttttttaaagtaaactcagggtgcctgggtggctcagtcaattaagcatccgacttcaggtcatgatttcatggttggtgggtttgagccccacgtcaggctctgtgctgacagctcagagcctggagcctgcttcgatttctgtgtctccctctctctctgcccctccccctctcatgctctgtctctctctctcaaaaataaacattaaaaaaaaaaaaaaaattaaactcttcccccaatgtggggctcaaacccatgaccagAGATCAAAAGTCgcttgctctaccaactgagctagccaagcACCCCCTATTTTGTCTTATGTCCAAAGAGTGTTAAAGAGTAAAACCACAACAAATTCTTTACTCTCTGTAAGGGAGGGAGTACAACAGAAaccattatgaaaattaaaaatcttatttaaccTAGAGGCTGTCTTTCTAGCATGAATTATgtaatattcataaaattgtaAATTCTTAACTAAAGGCATTTCAAAATCTACACCCAGTGCTCTACTACCACAGATGAAGGCTCTGGGGTCTATTCAGGACCTCCTGACTCTTCCAACGTATAGTTTCTGAGATTTGAAATGAGTTTGCTAATGACAATATCTCCTCTGTACCCATTAAAATCATTATATGTTTTCTAATAagaattgtgagtttgagcacatTTTCAGTGACAATTCTCTTAAATTCAGTACATTCAAACTATTTTTTACCTCTGACTAGAATTTGAAACCAAATAAACTAGTATCTAgtataatgaaatttaaatatatttaaagtctaCTCTACAGCACTATTTGGAGGGCCAGTATGAGAACTGTCTGTTATTTAGAGAGGGCTGAGTTCaggctgtttttattttcaaattcactctttgaatgttcttttctgttaaaaaaaaaagattttcttgtgGCAATTGGCACATGCCTCAACTGTCAATCCATTATTCTTTCTATAAGGCATATTTTATAGCTTCTAACCTAAAAAGGGCAAAACTTTATAGGTCATACAGATAGCTCTGAAGACTAAAACCCACATATCTTGATGTATCTCATTTTGAGTACTTTAAGGcatcttttaagaatttttccattctccctctagtttttgctttttggACTAATTTTATAGAAATGTTCTGCTTTTGGCCTGAAATCTTTGACTTTTCATTCAGCCTCCCAATCTTGGTAGATGCCTTTTGAAATGCGTTTCTTCAAACACAATTCTTCTTGCTCCAACTCGATTACATGTAGTAGTTTTGAAACTAACTGCCACACTGATCAGATTCCTAAAGAACTCCAGCCAGCATCATTAACTACACAGAGCCCTTTGCCCAGCCTGACTGTACACCTCCTGGTTAAAGTATACAGCACTGTCTTTGAGTGTGACTGAAATCTGCTATGTGAATGTCATGGGTCCAACAGTTATCCTCTCGTCTTTGTTCTCTTAGTGAAGGTCACAATCCATAGAATGCAGGTATCCCTATTCAAACATTTCACCCAGATCTTCTACCACGGTCACCATCTTCTCACTGGTCCCTAAATTTGTGACTTACTTCATTGAGTCCTGAGCTCTTCTAATAGGATGGTCAACTAATGTTCCAGCAACCAGCCACTCCAAAATCTGAACCTTGTGTCTGGCCTCTCTGCTGCAACCAGAGCCTGTGAAGTCTATTCAGAGCCCTCTAATGAGGCCTCAAATTAATTCCTGCAAAAGGTTTCAGGATCAAGTCTGACTTCACaggatggttttcttttctttggggtCACTATAAATTTATGACCCCGTTTTTGTCACGATTAAAGACAAGAAAGGTTTGCCACCTCCTTGTTATAGGATTTAATCAGCCAGAATCTTTACTCTTGGGTTTATAGCTTTCTCTCCAGATTGAAGAAAACTATATTAGGCTGAGGTATGCATAATACACCTTGGAAGGTATTCAAGGTTGGCACAAATTGGAGAGTTAGTTTTCAACAGTCTAAGTCAAAATTCTACTCTCTAGTAGCCTACAAAGTTTAGAATCAACCTAGTAAGAATACTAGGTTACCAACGATACCAGGAATACTAGCAAAAAAGGATACCAGGAATACTAGCAAAAAAGGATACCAGGAATACTAGCAAGGATACCTGGAATactagcaaaaaagaaaagacaagaggcTGAGACCCAATTGAAAGCTACaggtacatacatattttaaaaccattatatttattttttctcccaccCATCCTGGAACTCAGTCCTCAATCTCCAGTGATTCCCTGTGGCTAGTAAGTTAAAATTTCTTGACATGCAACAAGGCCTCCATAACTAGTGCGCTCTTACCTAGCAACATCTCATCACTTGCCCCTCTTTTGCCCATAGCAAACATCAGATAGTAATTTCTGAAATTTGGTGTGTTCTTCCAGTACAGCATGCCCTTTCATACCTATGTCTTCGAACATATAATTCTTTCTACCTCAAATGCCCATCCCTTTCTTCCAACCTCATGAGCTCCTATTAATCCTTTAGGACACTCTTATTACATATGTGACCTATTTATTATAGCACTTATCACATTGTAATCATTcgttttttcttttgcttgagtGAGAACTTCTGGAAGATAGGTAGGGTGACACATTAATCTCTGTATATCCAAGACCTACCATAGTGCCTGGCATTCAGtaagtgtcatttaaaaaatgagtaaaattttgTAAAGGCTCTCCCTCACTATACACAGGTCTTCATCTCACCAGGAAGGCCGGTGATTATTTCACAAAAACTTGGGCTTAGCAGAAATGACTGCTTGATTTCATAGCTTATGAAAATATGCTACTGTAGCTAAAACAGCTTAAACCTTAAAACAGTTTAATGTCTTACCTTTCAATAAggtagtattttttctttcagcaatttTGTGGATCTTAAGGTCCCAGGGTCAGGAGATTCCAACTTCTTTCCAAAACCAAAACCTTTATActtgtttcttcctcctctctgtcctgAGCCTTGACCAGCAGGGCAATAAGCTCCTTGTTTCTAATCTCTACAGGAAAAAATGGTGCTTCTGCTGGTGTCCACTCCACTCCCAATCCTCTTGGGCATATGCAGGAGGACTGGAACAGAACCACCAATATCTAGATCAAAAGTGAACAAGAGGAAACCCACAAGCAAAGAAAGCACTGAATCCTTCCTTCTCTTATGAAAATGAtcatccccccccacctccccagaggcaaaaatatattatgttcttgcccttgaagaaataatgaattGTTTGGTCTCAATATACATAAATTGCAATAATTTGTATTGCAGCCacttatacattaaaatttttctgttacACAGATAGTAGAAACCATTTTAGGTTGGATGTTAAAGGCCAGGAAtcaatagtatattttaaaaaacgtagtaatatttttgttcattcttaaaaatatatattaatcccatttgaaaagaaatacacacacacaaatgatcctttaaaaaaaataacatctgttCCTACATTTTTATCCAGGCCATTACATCCTACTACAGAGGAAGGAAATTTACTGCTGTCAGTTTcatttctctccctgcttcctgaCCCCAGTCACTATGCCACTGTCTTCCCACgtcttctcttctttccacatGTGACCTCAACAACTTCCACAATTTGCAGTATCACCTACATACTAGTGATACTCGGATTTGCTTTTCCTGTGTCCTCCTATTTTCAAATGTCTCCTAAGCATTTCCTAAATATAACATAACTATCTCAAAACAAACATGCAAATCTGTCCCTCCGTGTCAGTTAATAGTATAGTATCACCATCTACTTGGTAACCTGAGCTTTTAAAAACCTTGGTTATTTTCAAATCAGGGGCATAATTACACGGGGCATTAAGCCTGTGCAAAATTCAAAGgaggataaaaagacaaataagataACGTCCTGGTCTCAAGAACTCTTCCATTTAGAACAATCTAGCAAGAAAAATGCAATTTGATGTGCTAAGGAAGAAAAGACTAACTCTGCCTGAGACTACTGGTAACAGAAACCACAGCAGAGAAGAAATAAGTACTGGATCTTGAAAAGCAAGTACAGTGTAAAATCTGTTCCAGGCACAGGTAACATCAAGTGTTGAAGTACAGAAGCATCAATGAATTTAATGGATTCAGTGAAGGTTGCACAGTAGGGAAATTTAGGAAGAAAGTGTAGTAAATGTGCCCAGGAAGACAGATTTGGATAAGAACCATGGAGAGAACCTTGTATGCCATGCTGAAGTGCTAGAGTAGTATTGTCTGTGctattcaaaaacaaaatgttttaaagcatGAGAACAATACCACTAAGtagaagtgtttatttttgaaagctaaCTCTGACAATATCGTGCTTAATGGaatgagggtgcctggctggctcagtccgctaagcatcagactcttgatttcagctcaggtcgtgatctcatggttcaagagttcgagccccatatggggctccacgctgatggtgcagagcctgcttgggattttttccctctctctctgcccctctcctactcatgtactcttgcgcgctctctctctctctctctctctctctctctctctcaaaataaataagcttaaaaaaaaaaaagaacaggatatCAAGTTTAGAGAAGATGCTAGAGAAAATAGTGGAAGattctgaaaaaggaagaaaaaaattactggaaTCTTTTCAATTcttggagcctcctgggattATCTATTCCTGAAGGAGGGTTGCACCTTTATAGGGACAGAAGTAACATGTAGAAAACTGGAAGTAATGCAGATAATTCTTCTTCACAGAAAGATAAATTGTGTCCAATGGAATACAACTGACTATTGCCTTGTCATACTGGCCAGTTTTACAGGCACTTTAGTGTTCCCTGTTCGTGAATGTGTggcaatttttctcttttgaactgATTTTAATATCTTAGTGGTtccttcattaattaattaaataaaatctgacAATGTTCATTTTGTGTTTATATGAGTCATAATTACatcctcttttaaaatgtatgctttaggggcgcctgggtggcgcagtcggttaagcgtccgacttcagccaggtcacgatctcgcggtccgtgagttcgagccccacgtcgggctctgggctgatggctcagagcctggagcctgtttccgattctgtgtctccctctctctctgcccctcccccgttcatgctctgtctctctctgtcccaaaaaaaaaaagttgaaaaaaattaaaaaaataaaataaaataaaatgtatgctttAACAAACATAACAAGATTGACTTctcaaatgtttaattttgggTAACTATGCTACAAAATGAGACACAACTGAAAATATGAACCTAGAGAACACAGATTTTAGAGTTGTCACAGATGTAGTTGAGTTTCACCAGGAAGAgattagaaagcaaaaataaaaaaagagtaccCAAAGGATAGAACTCTAAGGAAAAGCAATGTTTAAGGTGTTGGCAGAAGAAAAGGTtataaagactgaaaagaaatgacTAGAAAGACAGGTGAAAGGGGAGAGAATAACACTGAGGGTGTTTAGGGAGAACAGCTTAAAGAACTATATGATCAGCAACATCAAATGCCACAGATCACaccaggagggagaaaggaagagcagCTCTCAGATCTGACACCTAGAGCACCACTGTTCACCTGAAGAACAATTCCAGTATGTGTGCTGATACACGTCAGTCTACAGCagctggaaggaaaaggaggtgAGGAAGTAAAGATAGCCAAcagtgaaaaaagaagaaagatgtgaCAGTAGCTTTGAAAGAAGCAAAATTAAGTGAAAGGAATGTGAAATGAACCAACTAAGAGATTTTCAAGTTACCAAAGAAGAATGACAAAATTCCAGAAAATGGTGGAAATGAATTCAGTCAAAAACCTCTCCGTCTTCCCTAACCCATTCTCAATATTGttctcagaattttcttcctgagAGAAACATCAGGTtgtgttatttctcctctttaaaacCTCTGGTAACTATTCGATACATAAAGTTCGAATTCCTGAACACAGATTAAAAGGTTGGTCATTATCTGATCCCAAACTATGTTCCAGTCTCCTGAAACATCTCCTTACCATATGCCTGACAGGCTTCTAACCTAAAAGTAGTGGATCCTCTaaaatctgtgaaaaatgctataagGGTCTCTGTGCTGTGAATAtctcaaaatgttctttttaccCATGATAAATCTGCATAGGCTAAATTAAAATCTCAAGTGCTCAGTTTCTGGCCAGAATTCTATCAACTCAGTCGTTTTTGTGTTAATCAAAAGCTCTGATTGGGTGTTGATAACATCATGTGTCAGGTAGTCACAgaactaaaattaaatacatcTGGTATACAATCAGTCTTTGCCATAAGTAGGGAATAACAGTTGAAATTAAGGgatcagtaaaaaataaacacttatggACTCACAGCAGAAATAGTGTGTGTGGTGCATAAGGTACCACACCCTTCTTCTGGGCCCATGGGAGAAATCACTATCGAACAtgtcctccttccttctcactAAACCCAGACAAGATCTCAAAACCTTTACAAGTGTTTCAGGGAGTCATAACCAATCAGAGTTGAcatgtaaaatgaaaactatCTGCCATCAAGCTTAATTAAGTTGGCTGTTTATCAGCATCACAACTGTATTCaaaatttacatgttttttattatttttatgaataccCAATTATTATGAATGATTGATTAATCTGGATAGAtgctaggaaagaaaaacaataattctAAGAAATGCAGTTAATTGTTCCTCAAAACAAAGAGTACTTCagagaaatataataaaagtgaTCATTGGTGGAGAAAATACTATTATAATACCTTACCAAACTAGATCTCATTCCTGGAATGAGTCTTACATACTCATGACTGCATGTTGTTGTTGATCAGGTTTTCCCTCTACCAAAAATATCCCTTCACTGTCAACTGTT
The Prionailurus viverrinus isolate Anna chromosome D4, UM_Priviv_1.0, whole genome shotgun sequence genome window above contains:
- the DNAJC25 gene encoding dnaJ homolog subfamily C member 25, which translates into the protein MAAPLAPRRGAGAAGRRWLVLLPPLLLVLLLVRPAGALVEGLYCGTRDCYEVLGVSRTAGKAEIARAYRQLARRYHPDRYRPEPGDEGPGLTPQSAEEAFLLVATAYETLKDEETRKDYDYMLDHPEEYYSHYYHYYSRRLAPKVDVRVVILVSVCAISVFQFFSWWNSYDKAISYLATVPKYRIQAMEIAKQQGLLGKAKEKGRNKKSKEEIRDKEESIIKNIIKSKIDIKGGYQKPQICDLLLFQILLAPFHLCSYIVWYCRWIYNFNIKGKEYGEEERLYIIRKSMKMSKSQFDSLEDHQKETFLKRELWIKENYEVYKQEQEEELKKKLANDPRWKRYRRWMKNEGPGRLTFVDD